Proteins found in one Triticum urartu cultivar G1812 chromosome 4, Tu2.1, whole genome shotgun sequence genomic segment:
- the LOC125552916 gene encoding 1-aminocyclopropane-1-carboxylate oxidase homolog 1-like, which produces MASDSDRLRALKAFDNTKASVKGLVDTGVTTITSIFHHPLPLHHLHADHEHHFTIPVINLAAAVGATTTTTPSERAELVTAVKVAAEMVGFFQVVNHGVPKAAMSEMLAALRGFHEEPAKAKAPYYSRDSRRRVRYHSNFDLFRSPAANWHDTLFMETAPESTPPDEIPPACRTIAPKYMRLVQQLGRTLLELLSKALGLRREHLEEDAACLEGLASHYYPSCPEPHLTLGTTAHSDPCFLTVVLQDAVGGFQVLVDGLQEDDKKMSDVVWVDVPAVAGVLVVNVGDFLQLVSNSKFRSVEHRMVAKSVRPRVFVACFFRRQGAATSTRVLQPIVTNGEARYRSTTMAELVRRYRAKGLDSNSLLQHLRL; this is translated from the coding sequence ATGGCCTCCGACTCCGATCGCCTTCGTGCCCTTAAGGCCTTCGACAACACCAAGGCCAGCGTCAAGGGCCTCGTCGACACGGGCGTCACCACCATCACCTCCATCTTccaccaccccctccccctccaccATTTGCATGCAGATCATGAGCACCACTTTACCATCCCGGTCATCAATCTCGCGGCTGCCGTGGgtgctactactactactacaccatCCGAGCGAGCTGAGCTGGTCACCGCGGTGAAGGTGGCTGCGGAGATGGTGGGCTTCTTCCAGGTGGTGAACCATGGCGTGCCCAAGGCGGCCATGTCAGAGATGCTTGCAGCGTTGCGGGGCTTTCACGAGGAGCCGGCGAAGGCCAAGGCGCCCTACTACAGCCGGGACTCTCGCCGGCGCGTGAGGTACCATAGCAACTTCGACCTGTTCCGGTCACCAGCGGCCAACTGGCACGACACCCTTTTCATGGAGACAGCGCCGGAGTCGACACCGCCCGACGAGATACCGCCCGCGTGCAGGACCATAGCGCCCAAGTACATGAGGTTGGTGCAGCAGCTGGGCCGCACCCTGCTCGAGCTGTTGTCGAAGGCACTGGGCCTCCGCCGTGAGCACCTGGAGGAGGACGCTGCGTGCCTGGAGGGGCTCGCTAGCCACTACTACCCATCCTGCCCAGAGCCGCACCTGACGTTGGGCACTACCGCCCACTCCGACCCCTGCTTCCTGACCGTGGTCCTCCAGGACGCTGTGGGCGGCTTCCAGGTGCTCGTCGACGGACTACAGGAAGATGACAAGAAGATGTCGGATGTCGTCTGGGTGGACGTGCCGGCAGTGGCAGGCGTGCTGGTGGTGAACGTCGGCGACTTCCTGCAGCTCGTCTCCAACAGCAAGTTCAGGAGCGTGGAGCACCGCATGGTGGCCAAGAGTGTCAGGCCTCGCGTCTTCGTGGCCTGCTTCTTCCGGCGGCAGGGCGCGGCCACGTCCACAAGAGTGCTACAGCCAATTGTCACCAACGGCGAGGCGCGGTACAGGAGCACCACCATGGCGGAACTGGTCCGGCGCTACAGGGCCAAGGGCCTTGACAGCAACTCTCTGCTCCAGCACCTGAGGCTCTGA
- the LOC125552918 gene encoding LOW QUALITY PROTEIN: protein sister of odd and bowel-like (The sequence of the model RefSeq protein was modified relative to this genomic sequence to represent the inferred CDS: inserted 2 bases in 1 codon) encodes MRIRRYAARLLASSAPAAPPPHPAXWLHAAADDCAICELTRGSDPQVAPDGVKHKGHIAGLEPEGELLKGDQDHRARLPQQPPVLEAQECEVGHEHSVIKGSVRPESMEETTLVSEAATEPVVMEGVHVVDEATAEQEVGVATPLVNGSVTDPEVIGGASLVSGSITETEVMSGVSLADEAAGERDVSVGVSLVSGSIAGPEVISGASLADEAVAETEVSGGLCLVSEAATEAADVATSSGITTGAPLDNKGVADPDTEMGAPTIHKSASEAATEAADVAIRSEVTTGAPLDNKGDAEQDIKMGASPVDESASEAATEAADLVTTPGAPLDNQGVAEPDIKMGASPVNECAAKTATEAADVVAALRVTTVASFDNKGVAEPDTKMEASPANESAAEMDFVHSGSLVTEAATHPGLPERVSLANGAATEREVSEAGSLVSEPAAEAADVVTALEVTTGAPLDNEGTAEPEIKIGPSFANESTAEMDSVLLGSLVTEATTHPGLIGRVSLVTETGVTGGANLDTEVSIEPEDTGRPSLINESTELEITRGVSIATDAASEPEVTGQASACSGDSDAALNEPETLDCDLDSANVQIENAGESVATKVQPSRDDRGDVCSVNAMSTCPVTDKSLAFDEVIPQDDAPSVSCASGVVVRSVGQSGRTDVICYARRRGKRKLDMEETKTDQLEMGDGDIYGQCEEKATFDITVPCESTMSNAESADIKLADIKRGLVDNSASSKGKKRKGRFECDIDYCHMTFKKRAELSVHKKNMCTIKSCGKHFRSHKYLRRHQSIHNEETPYKCPWEGCSMAFKWTWALADHFQVHTGEKPYKCRTPGCSKIYKYVSDFTRHRMRCKPQR; translated from the exons ATGCGCATCCGGCGCTACGCCGCGCGCCTGCTCGCCTCCTCGGCCCCCGCCGCGCCCCCGCCGCACCCGGC CTGGCTccacgccgccgccgacgacTGCGCCATCTGCGAGCTCACCCGCGGCTCCGACCCGCAG GTTGCTCCGGACGGGGTTAAGCACAAGGGGCACATTGCCGGCCTGGAGCCGGAGGGCGAGCTGCTCAAGGGCGACCAGGACCACCGCGCCCGCCTACCTCAGCAACCTCCCGTCCTTGAAG CTCAAgaatgtgaggtgggccatgaGCACTCTGTGATTAAAGGTTCTGTGAGGCCAGAATCTATGGAGGAGACTACTCTGGTCAGCGAAGCTGCTACTGAGCCGGTAGTCATGGAAGGAGTCCATGTTGTTGATGAAGCTACTGCTGAGCAGGAGGTTGGAGTGGCAACTCCTCTTGTGAATGGCTCTGTCACTGACCCGGAGGTTATCGGGGGAGCTTCTCTTGTGAGTGGATCGATCACTGAGACAGAAGTTATGAGTGGAGTTTCTCTCGCTGATGAAGCTGCTGGGGAGCGAGACGTTTCAGTGGGAGTTTCCCTTGTGAGTGGATCGATCGCTGGGCCAGAGGTTATAAGTGGAGCTTCTCTCGCCGATGAAGCTGTTGCTGAGACAGAAGTTTCAGGGGGACTTTGTCTTGTGAGTGAAGCTGCAACTGAGGCAGCAGATGTAGCCACCTCATCGGGAATTACAACCGGGGCTCCCCTTGACAACAAAGGCGTTGCAGATCCAGATACTGAAATGGGAGCTCCTACCATCCATAAATCTGCTTCCGAAGCTGCAACTGAGGCAGCAGACGTAGCCATCAGGTCGGAAGTTACAACTGGAGCTCCCCTTGACAACAAAGGTGACGCAGAGCAAGATATTAAAATGGGTGCTTCTCCTGTCGACGAATCTGCTTCTGAAGCTGCAACTGAGGCAGCAGATTTAGTCACCACACCAGGAGCTCCCCTCGACAACCAAGGTGTTGCAGAGCCAGATATTAAAATGGGAGCTTCTCCTGTCAATGAATGTGCTGCTAAAACTGCAACTGAGGCTGCAGATGTAGTCGCCGCTCTTAGAGTTACAACTGTAGCTTCCTTCGACAACAAAGGTGTTGCAGAGCCAGATACTAAAATGGAAGCTTCTCCTGCCAATGAATCTGCTGCTGAAATGGATTTTGTACACTCAGGTTCCCTTGTTACTGAAGCTGCAACTCATCCAGGACTACCAGAAAGAGTTTCTCTTGCTAATGGAGCTGCTACTGAGCGAGAGGTTTCAGAGGCAGGTTCACTTGTGAGTGAACCTGCAGCTGAGGCAGCAGACGTAGTCACCGCGTTGGAAGTTACAACTGGAGCTCCCCTTGACAATGAAGGCACTGCAGAACCGGAAATTAAAATTGGACCTTCTTTTGCGAATGAATCTACTGCTGAAATGGATTCAGTACTGTTAGGTTCACTTGTTACTGAAGCTACAACTCATCCTGGACTTATAGGAAGAGTTTCTCTTGTCACTGAGACAGGAGTTACAGGAGGTGCTAACCTCGACACTGAAGTTTCCATAGAACCAGAAGATACAGGTCGACCTTCTCTTATAAATGAATCTACCGAATTGGAAATTACACGGGGGGTTTCTATTGCTACCGATGCTGCTTCAGAACCAGAAGTTACTGGCCAAGCTTCTGCTTGTAGTGGAGATAGTGATGCTGCTTTAAATGAGCCAGAAACTCTTGACTGTGATTTGGATAGTGCCAATGTGCAGATTGAAAATGCAGGAGAGTCTGTTGCCACCAAAGTGCAACCTTCTAGAGACGACAGGGGAGATGTTTGTTCTGTGAATGCCATGAGCACTTGTCCTGTTACGGACAAGAGTCTAGCTTTTGATGAAGTAATACCACAGGATGATGCACCCAGTGTTTCATGTGCATCAGGCGTAGTTGTTAGAAGTGTTGGTCAATCAGGGAGAACTGATGTCATATGTTATGCCAGGCGCAGAGGTAAAAGAAAGCTGGATATGGAAGAAACAAAGACAGACCAACTTGAAATGGGTGATGGTGACATCTATGGTCAGTGTGAGGAAAAGGCGACATTTGACATAACTGTTCCTTGTGAGAGTACGATGTCAAACGCTGAATCTGCAGACATTAAACTCGCCGACATAAAGAGAGGTCTTGTGGACAATTCAGCCTCAAGCAAGGGTAAAAAGAGGAAGGGACGATTTGAATGTGACATTGACTACTGCCACATGACATTCAAGAAAAGAGCCGAACTTTCTGTCCACAAGAAGAACATGTGCACGATCAAGTCATGTGGCAAACATTTTAGATCCCACAAGTATCTGAGACGCCACCAGAGCATTCACAACGAGGAGACACCTTACAAGTGTCCGTGGGAAGGTTGCAGTATGGCTTTCAAGTGGACATGGGCTCTGGCTGATCATTTCCAAGTTCATACAGGGGAAAAGCCCTATAAATGCAGGACGCCGGGGTGTAGCAAGATATATAAGTATGTTTCGGACTTTACCCGGCATAGGATGAGGTGCAAACCGCAGAGGTAA